In the genome of Calothrix sp. PCC 6303, the window CGTCGTCGTCCAATAGTAATCGCAATGACAGCAAACGCAATGAAAGAAGATCAGCAAAGATGTCTTGATGCTGGCATGGATGACTATATTAGCAAACCTGTATCAAAAGATAAACTAGCAAATGTACTGAAGCGATGGAATTCTTTTATTCAGAAAAATTATGAAATATGCTCTTCAGAAGTAATTGATACAAATAACTCTTTGAATCAAGAAAAAAGATCGATTGACTCAATTATCAATTGGGAACACCTGCATCAATTATCTGAAAATAACTCAGAATTTGAACTGGAACTTTTGCAAATATTTGTTAATGATGCACCGGCTCATATTAAATCACTGAAAAACGCGATCGCATGTGATGACTTTCAATCGATAGAACAGGAAGCTCACCATATCAAAGGTTCGGGAGGGAATATTGGTGCTTCACAGGTACAGTTGACTGCTGAGAAACTTGAACAATTAGCTTTTGCATCCCAAACTAAAAATATGATGCAATTAGTTACTTGTATAGAAGATGATATTGCTCAAATTCAGGAATTTATCGAATCGCTGTAATACCCCTGCCTCAAGCTTTCGTAGGCTAACGGAACTGTAGAATACAAAATCTGTGGGTGGCGACTTTCCCCAGACCGCAGGTACATCACTTTCACTGATGCTTTTAAAGCAGGAACTTTGAAACTCTGGGGAATCCGTGATCTGCATTTCTACCAAGTTAAACAAGATATTTATGAGATAATAACTGAGGAAAAATGGGAGAAGAAAAAATAACCATTGACCAAGAGATAGAATTTAATCCAAAATCAAAGATTCCCAACTCCTGATGCTCAATTATGAAACTTGTTTTTGACCCAGCGATCGCAGATAAAATAAACAAGATGCAACAGCGTGTGCGCTGGCAAGATCCGCTCATTGTTGAGCGGGGAATTGACCAAACAAGTTTGGTACTAGAAGATGGTGACAATAAAAATCCGGAATTTTCCTTTTTAGTTGCTGGAGATAGCGGTTCTGGTTCCCACCGAGGACATAATCCTCAACGTGAAGTTGCTAAGTTAATGATTCCCCATCACCAAGAATGCCGTTTCATGATTCACACTGGTGATGTTGTTTACTTAGTTGGCTCTAAGGAATATTACCACCAAAATTTCATTAAACCCTATCGAGAGTTTATTGTTGGTGGTGAAAATCACAAAGATATTCGCTACGATAGGATCTGCTTTCAACAGCCTATTCTACCAGTTTTAGGTAATCACGATTACTACGACCTACCTGCTTTGTGGCAGATAATATCATTTATAACTATGCCACTTAGACCCCTCATTCAATCTAGATTTGATTTAGATGTGGGTTTACATGGCTCATACCAAGGTGATGCTTATGCTAGAGCTTTTCTTGATTATCTCAAAGCTTATAATTTACCCGCAGAATTAACCCAGCATCTTGATCAATATTACACTGGTCAAACCCATACAGGACGATGTTTACGTTATACACCAGGGGAATTCACCCGTTTACCTAACCGTTACTATACTTTTCGTTATGGGGGTATTGACTTTTTTGCCCTTGATTCTAATACTTTCAACGACCCAGATCCCATACCAAAAAATCAGGCAGGTGCAGATTATCGTCAAAAAATAGAGCAACGTCGTCAAAGTCTTCAACAGCAAAGAGATGTAATTCTTCAAACTTTAACGCAACTTGATTTAAATAAACCAGATCAAGCTGAACAACTTGATGATTGCTATGCCAAAGTATCGCAAATCGAAGAGATGATTGTCGATATCGAAAAACAGCTTAACAGCAATCAGCAAACAGTAACTGATACCGAACAATTAGAATGGTTGAAAAACAGGTTAATTGAATCGTGGAATTCCTCGGAAGTTCGCGGCAGAATCATCTTTTTTCATCATCCACCTTACGTTACTGAAGCTACGAAGTGGAATCAGGCACAGACAAAGGCTGTTAGACAGCGTTTACGTGGTGTTTTTGATGATGTTGCTGAAGTTTTGGGAAAAATTGACAGGCAAATTGTTGATTTAGTGCTGAATGGACATGCACATTGCCTGGAACATTTGCAAACTCTTGATACTGGACATGCTGATTCCTATATTGATTGGATTGTTTGCGGTGGAAGTGGCTTTAGTTTACGTCGTCAGCGTAATGAAGGTAGAGATATATCGGAAACATTTGATGATGAGGGTGAAAAACGAGAGCGCTTGGTAGCTAAGTCTCAACTTTTTGTTGGTCGAAATGGTGAAGGTTCCCATCGTCACCGACCTTATTCATGTTTACGAATTGATGTTCAATCTGGAAGCGTGCCGAAGTTTGTGATCCGTCCCATGATTGCTGAATGGTATCGGCAAAAATGGCATCATTGGGAGGTTGAACCATTTGTAATTGATTGTAATGATAAGAGAGCACAGGGATAAATTGAGACCAAATGAGCGAGCGCAAAATCATGGCTGTTAAAGTTGGAGTTTTTTGCGTTAACATGATAACGATTCTCATTATGGCTAAATATGAATACAACTACTACACCAGTTGATAAGCTAGATTTAGAGTTACCAAAACGGGGAATGCCTGTCACTATTATCACAGGTTTCCTAGGTAGTGGAAAAACAACGCTATTAAATCAAATCTTGAAAAATAAGCAGGATTTAAAAATAGCTGTCCTTGTGAATGAATTTGGTGATATAAATATTGACAGTCAGCTGCTTGTCTCGGTTGAACAAGATATGGTGGAACTGACTAACGGCTGTATTTGCTGTACGATCAATGATGGCTTGGTTGATGCTGTATACCGTGTTTTGGAACGTGAAGAAAAAATTGACTACTTAGTAATTGAAACTACTGGAGTTGCTGACCCATTACCAATTATTTTGACATTTTTAGGGACAGAATTAAGGGATTTAACACGCTTAGATTCAGTGCTTACACTAGTGGATGCAGAACTATTTGATGCTGAACATTTTCACAGCGAAGCTGCTTTAAAGCAACTTACATACGCTGATATCACTCTGTTGAACAAAACAGATTTAGTTAGCACAGAAAAGCTCAAAGCTTTGGAAGATTATATATTTACAGTTAAAAGCGGCGCAAAGATTCTCCATTCTTCCTATGGTGAGGTTCCATTACCTTTGATTTTGGGTGTGAACCGAAATTCCCATGATGAGTATTCGTCGGAACATCATGAACATCATCACCATGAAGATCATAAGCATGAACATCATCACCATGAGGATGCTCACCATGAACATCATGAGCATGAACATCATTCAAATCACCTAGATAATGACGGTTTTGTGTCGTTCTCCTTTCAATGCGATCGCCCTTTCGATGTACAGAAGTTTGAAACGTTCCTTGTGGAAGAAATGCCTGAGCAGGTTTTTCGGGCTAAAGGTATTCTCTGGTTTAGTGATAGCGAACTACGGCACATTTTTCAACTCAGTGGTCAACGTTACGATTTACACGGGGACGCTTGGACTACATCCCCAAAAAATCAGATCGTCTTTATTGGTAGAAACTTAAATGGGGATCAAATAAGTTCCCAGCTCTACAAATGTTTGCTATGATTAAGAAATGTTAAGCAATTATTAGTAGTTGCTGCTTAGTGACCAGTATTCTGTCGAATCAACTTTGACCAATATCACCCACCTTAGACCCAAACTAATGAATTTGAAATTGACAAATTACTAGTCTGATAGCATCAACCACTGAAGAATCAGCACCTAACAATCAACAAATCATAGTTATTCGCGAATATGACTTTATCGATTCGTCCCGAGTTAACCTCTGCCGATCAGATTATTTCGTCTTTGTCCAAACAGCAGCAAGATCAGCCTAAAGTTACGGATGCAGAAATGATGCAAGCCGTACGTACTTTACTAATTGGTTTAGGGGAAGATCCCGATCGTGAAGGGCTAATAGATACTCCAAAAAGAGTAATGAAAGCCCTCAAGTTTCTGACAAAAGGGTACAATGAGTCCTTGGATGAACTCCTAAATGGAGCAGTATTTACCGAAGATGCCAATGAGATGGTATTGGTTCGGGACATCGATATATTTAGTTCTTGTGAGCATCATATCCTACCAATTATTGGTCGTGTCCACATCGCCTATATCCCCAACGGTAAAGTAATCGGTTTATCGAAACTAGCTCGAATTTGTGAAATGTATGCAAGACGCTTACAAGTTCAAGAACGTTTAACTATCCAAATTGCAGACGCACTCCAAGGATTGCTAAAACCCCAAGGTGTAGCAGTTGTGGTTGAAGCGACTCATATGTGTATGGTTATGCGCGGCGTGCAAAAGCCTGGTTCTTGGACAGTAACCAGTGCGATGCGCGGTGTATTTGCTGAAGATGGACGTACCCGCGAAGAATTTATGAATTTAATTCGCCATAGCCCCAACTTCAGATAAAGTCATTTTAATTTAGTAATGTTAGGGAAAAAGCGATCGCGCGATCGCTTTTTCCCTTCACACCGCATGTTAGCGTCTGGTATCATCTCAACCAGCCCAAGTTACCCATTTGTGAGACAAACCTGGATGGGTTCTTTCACTACTCATTTCCATCTGAGAAATCACTACACCAGTTAAATCAGCCCCAATAATTTCAGCTTCATTAAAATTAGTTGCAGTCAAATTCGCATAAGAAAGAATTGCCCCACTAAAATCTGTCCCGCTTAATTCTGCTTCACTCAGGTTGCTACGGGTCAAATTCGCCAAAATTAAGCTAGCACTACGTAAATCAGCCCGAATCAAATGAGCAGCTTCTAAATTAGCTCGGATTAATTGAGCGCCAATTAAGTTAGTATCACTCATATTGGCATGGTTTAAATTAGCCCCGCTCAACTCGGCGTTTGTTAAATTGGCGCGATTGAGAACACAACCAGCAAGATTAGCATGACTCAGGTTAACGCCGCTCAGATCTGCACCGCCAAAATTCGCACCTCTCAAATCAGCATCTGCTAGATTAGCTTGATGCAAAATCACTCCACTGAAATCTCGTTCGCCTGCGGCATAACGATTTAGGAGGGTATTGGTATCCATAAATTGCCTCACTATTCCTAATAGGTTTGTTAATAGCCCCTCAAACCACAGAAGTATGCCAAATTTTGGATGATTCTACCGGAAAACCACAGAGATATTATGAATCGAAACTGTAGAACCTTTACGCAGTAACACTTTAACCAAATCAGTTTTTAATTGATGGTTGAGATTTGGCTAAAGCTGATACTTTTTATTGTGCTGGAATTTTTGTCATTTGAACCACTACTTAACAGAAATATAAGAGTACTATTAAGAATTGTTAATTGTGTTGAAATTTCCAAGCCCCTCAATTAGTGAGATTCCATGTAACCTGCCACAGTTCCACTACAGTTATCTACTTTTAGAAATACACCAACAGACAGGTTTAATTAATTTCAGAAACAAACCTATTAGCGCCGCGTCATTCTCACAATAAAGCAAAGGATGCATAAGGAATTTAGTATGAAACGCTTTCACCGCTTGAAAACAGGAACAGTCACATTGATGGCTATGATGATGTCAACAAGTGCTATTGCTCCCTTGTTGATACTGTCCCCTGCAAACGCTCAATTTCGGACTGCTCAAAATAGAACTCGTGATATCACAATCAGTTCTGGTGCAAGAATTCCTACCACATACGACAAAGACAAAATCCTAGTGGCAAAGGGAGAAACAACAGACATCACACTGAAGGTGGCTAGTAACATAACCGACTCTCAAGGAAATATTTTGATTCCCCGCGACAGTAAAATTAAGGGGAAAATTCAGCCATCAAATCGTTCTTCTCAACAGGGAGCGCAATTTGTAGCTAGAGAAATAGAGTATCCCTCTGGACAAAAGCAAAATTTTAATGCATCTTCTGATGTCATTACCCGCACAGAAAAAGTTCAAAGAGGTGCAAAAACTGGTGAGATTCTCACAGATGCAGCTTATGGTGCTGGTGCAGCGGCTTTGATTTCCCTAGTTACAGGTAATAAAAAAATTGAGGTTGGAGAACTGTTAGGTGGTGGTGGTGCTGGTGCTTTAGCTAGTATTTTATTACGTAAGAGTAACTCAGAGTTAATTTCTATTGATCCTCAAAATGATTTAACCCTGAGACTAACTTCACCTCTAACTGTTTCGGTCAATAACCGTTTTTACTAACTAGATATCTTTGAAAAAGAAAGAATGTAGAGATTTGTAATTGCTACGTCTCTATAAAGATTTCACAAAATGAATCAGCAATTTCTGAAGATGTCTAATCTGTAAAGGGATTCTAACTATAATTAAACCCCGAATTCTTTCAAGGAGTCGGGGATTTGTTTTATCTACAGCAGGCAAAGGGAAAACTGAAACGGAGCTTGTATACATGTTCCGCGCTCTTCCTACTACTGCCCACTGCCTTGCCTCAACTACAATTTTCAATACCCACCTACTAGTCTGTCAATTTTATTTTGACGGTTATGTACACATCCAGAATCCCGTAGAGACGTAGCAGTGCTACGTCTCTACGACCATCATTTTTATCTTGACAGACTACTACTTAATTGAATTCTAATTAATTTTGTTGTTTTAGCAACTATTTTTTTTGTTTTGCGTCATTCAATACATAAAGGTTATTTGAACTACTTCAAATAGAATCAATATTTCATAGAGGCAAATGATTTTCTCATTGTTGTCTATTGTTGCCTGTTGATATATATTCCTTTGTTCATAATATATCTATGAATGAGTTTTTAGTCCTTAGATGCTGCGTAAATAGATGCAGTATTAATTGATATTTGCTTGTGTTGCAGTCCTTTTTAAACTAGAAAATTCTCGGCAAAATCAATTAGATTGGAACTTTATCACTGGATAAATAATCTAAGTAATCAACATAAACAAAATAATTATTAGGAAGTAAATCGATGTTTGGTCGTTATAATTTTAAATCTGGATGTGCTGCATTTATGGCTTTGGGAGTAACCGCAGGTATGGTTGCACCATTGTTAACATCAACTGCATCCTTTGCTCAAAATTCTAGTTCTTTTTCAGATGTTAGCTCCAATTATTGGGCTGCAAATTTCATTCAAGAATTGTCACAGCGGGGGATTGTTGCAGGTTTTCCAGATGGTCGTTTTAAACCAGATCAGGAAGTAACTCGCGCTCAATTTGCGGCAATGCTAAATAAAGCGTTCCAAAAAGCACCAATTCGTTCTGGAATTCGATTTGCTGATGTTCCTAGTAATTATTGGGCAACAAGCGCGATTCAAAATGCTTATGCGACTGGTTTCATGTCTGGGTATCCCAGAAATACTTTCCAACCAAATCAAGCTATTCCTCGTCAACAGGTGTTAGTTTCTTTGGCTAATGGTTTGCAATATTCACCTAAGGGTAATGTAGAAGAAACGTTACAAAATTTCAACGATGAAGGTAACATTGCAGACTATGCGCGATCGCCTATTGCCGCAGCTACTGAAAATAACGTTGTTGTTAACTATCCCAACCTCAAATTCCTCAACCCTACCCAAGTTACTACCCGCGCTCAAGTTGCAGCATTTATTTACCAAGCGTTAGTTAGCAGCAATCAAGCTTCTAGCATCAATTCACCTTACATCGTTTCCTTAGGCAATGCACCCGATGATAATGGTGGTGGAGTTATGCAGGTGTTGATTCCGGAAGGAACCACAATTCCTGTAAAATATGAAAATGCTGATAAGAAGAAGATTCTTGTTACTAGAGATGAAACAGCACCTTTGACTCTCACTGTTTCTACTAACGTGGTGACAGATACTGGTAAAGTGGTGATTCCTGCTGGAACCACTGTGGTGGGACAACTCAAACCAGTTAAAACTCAGAAAGGTTCCCAATTCGTTGCCCAAAAACTTGTTTTGCCTAGTGGACAAGAGTATCAAATTAATGCCCAATCACAAGTAATCACCAAAACTGAGACTGTGAAAAAAGGTAGCACTACAGGTGCAATTGCTAAAAATGCTGTCCTTGGTGGTGCTGCGGCTGCTGCTGTCTCTGCTGTAACTGGTGATAGAGCAGTTGCAACGGAAGAAGTTCTTGGTGGTATTGCTATCGGCGGATTGATTGGTCTGTTCTTTGGAAAGAGCAGTGTTGATTTGATTGTGATCAATCCAGATACAGATCTAGAAATGACCGTCAACCAAAACCTACAAATCTCTTTAAGATAGATGGACGTAACTGGATTCGAACCAGTGACCCCCACGATGTCAACGTGGTACTCTAACCAACTGAGCTATACGTCCGCAACTTTAGCACTTTTATAATTTTACCACAGATATATCTCAAAAAGCAAGTATGTGGGTTAGCTATTGAGTTTGATTAACTAGTTGTAAGATTTATCACCTAAAAATTTTGAACGCGATCGCATATTTCCTAGAGTGTGCGATCGCTTATTTTTATGACGGTAGATCAAGAAAAACTGATGACTTCGGATAACTTATTTAACAAATCATACTCATTATAGGGTTTAAACAGGTATGCCTTAGCTCCCAGTTGAAAGGCTAATTTTTGATAGCGATCGCTTGTTTGGGAGGTTAGCATAGTTACTGGTATACGTTTCAATTGTGAATCAGACTTGAGATATGCAAGCAACCCATAACCATCTAAGCGTGGCATATCAACATCACAAACTATGCCATTGACAATTAAACCAGCTTGGAGTTTTTCCCAAGCATCTAATCCATCTTCAGCTTGTTCGACAAAATATCCAGCTTTTTCTAAGGTTGAGGCAAGATAGCGGCGAATATTGATTGAGTCATCTACTAGTAAAACTGTCGGCTTCGACTTTCTAGCACCTAAAGAGGGAGGTTGTTTAGTTGTCACCTTTTGATGCTCACGGGAAAGTATTTCATCAAGGTTTACCATTGGTACAAGACGACCATCATCCAAAATTGTACAGTTACTCAACTCAATTGGTAAAGGTAAATTCCCTTCAATAGCTCGAATTTCTACTTGCTGTTCTCCACAACAATGCTCTACTTGTAAAGCGGAAACTTGATGATTTTGTTGAATTACAACCACGACTTGGGAAGTTGATTTTTTTCTTTTAGGGTTTTTTTGATGATAGCGAGGACAATTAAATTGCCAGTAACGATTCAAGCGGATTAACGGCAACATCTCATCTTGGTGACTTAAATATTCTCGTTCTCCAATTGTGACAATTCTCTCTTCTGGAGATAAAAATATGGCAGCTACTGCTTCACTAGGGACTGCCACCAACATGCGATCGCTTTCTAGCAGCAACACCCGTAACACCGATAAACTTAAGGGAACAGACAGTGTAAAACTAGTTCCCATCCCTTCTACTGTATCAAGGATTACCTCTCCGCCAATTTCTTTGACTTTACTTCGTACTACGTCCATACCTACACCTCGTCCAGAAAGGTTACTTACTTCCTCACGAGTGCTGAATCCAGGTTCAAATATTAAGTCTAGTATGTCTTTCTCACTGGCTTGTTCTAATAATGATGCATCTAATCCCATATTCAAAGCCCGTTGACGTACTTTGTCTAAATTAACACCCCTGCCATCGTCAGATACGGTAATAACTGTACGGTTTTGTTGGTGAGTAGCAGAAATTTCAATGATCCCAGTGTCTGATTTACCACTAGCATGACGTTGTTCTGGGGTTTCAATTCCATGATCAAAAGCGTTTCGCAAAAGATGTAATAATGGCTCTTGTAAGGCTTCAAGAATATTACGTTCCAGACGAATATCTGCACCTACTATTTTCAATTCTGCTTTCTTGTTATGTTCGTTGCATAAATTGTATAAAACTCTGGGAAAACGTTCTAATATTTCCGAAAGAGGACGCATTAAAACTTTAGAAAGAGATTCTTGTAGTTGCTGTGTATTTTTATTTAATGAATAATTAATTCTGCCTGTATCTTCCAGGTGAGTTTCAATATCTGTAGCTATTTCTTGAATTTTTACAGTAAAAGCATGTAGCAAAGGATTTTGTGTCGCTATTTTTGCCTCATACTGTTGTCTTTCTAAGTCAGAGGCTTGCTTATTTAAATAATGAGCTAGATGACGTAATTGTTCCAGTTTTAAGCTCAATTGTTGACGCTTAACAACTAATTCGCTGGAGTAATTATTGATTTCTTCCAGTTGTGTAAACGGGACGCGAATTGTATTTTCAGTTGGTTCAACTTTGGCAGGGGTAAATATAGGAATATCAATTACTTTTGGACTTTCTGGTGTCGGATAAATAGACCCATGATTATCTAAGGATGTTGGCAATAAATCCAATTTATTTTTAAGTACTAAAACCTGTGATAATCGCCAAGATTCTAAAGCTAAATTACCTATCTTCAAAACTTCATCTTCACTATCACTTTGCTTGAGTTGATTAGTAAATGATTCGCAAAGCTGAAGAAAATTGGCTAGATCAAACATGTGTCCTAAGCCACCTAGCTGCGATGAAATTGTAGACAATTCATCACGTAAGTTGTGAGGTTGTTCTTGTAATAAAACTTCAACTTTTTGTAGACATTCTTCCACTTGGGTTTGGAATATTAAAACAATAATATCTTGGGAGTTATCTTCTGTTGCTAAGATGGTTGAAGCATCTTCTAACTCCGAATCTCCCAGTATTTCATGGAGTTCATTAAACATCTCATAGCATTGAGTAGCTGGTATTTCTACATCTATTGAGTCAATTGGGAGATTAATAATTTGTCGAAATCTATCAACAATATTTAGAAATAAATTTTGAATATTTGCATCAACTTTTAATTGACTTTTGCTAGTTTTTAAAGTTTTAAAGTTATCTTCTAAAATATGAGCTAAGTCACTTAAAATATCCATATTTATCATTGCTGCACCTCCTTTAATGGAGTGAGCAGCCCGCAGAATTATATTAATCTCTTGAATATCTATTTTTTGATTTTCTCTAATTCCTAATAAGATGTTTTCTATTGTTATTAGGTGTTGTTTTGTTTCTTCAATAAACTGTAGTTGAATTTCTAAATCTATTTGATTGAACATATATCTATATCTTTGTAATGATTAAATAGCTATGTTAAACAAGATGAAATCAAATTATTAATTTCATCGGAATATTTGACGAATATTAAGAAATTCCCTATTTCTAAATTTTGACTTAGAATAGCTAGAGTAGAACTAAGTAAGTCGGCAGAAATAAACATAACTTTTTGAAAACTATTTGGCAGGTAGAATCACCACAAATGTTTATACTTACCCCTACTACCCTGTACTGATTACAATTTTCGATACCAATCTACTTAAGTTCTCAGAAGTTATCCACCTAAATAAGCTAGAAATGCTAAGTAATTTATCTGTTGAGAAAATCTTGATTGAAACATTACTCATATTTTCCAGCTTGCAGAATCAACTAACCTTAAAATCTTCCATACTCCCTCGCAATTGTTCTGAAATATCTACAGCTTTCTTAAAGGAATCTGAGACATGTTCTGACTGAACTTTGGTTAATTCTGCTATTTTCACTGCTTCTGTTAGGTTATGCTTTACTTCCTGCGATAATTTCACTTGTGAAACTGTAGCCAATGACATAGAACTTGCTAAAGTATCTATTTGATGGCAAAAATTGAGAATTTCAGTTAAGTTTACTTTTGTCTCCTCAATCGAGCGTGTTCCTTGCGTTAATTCTTGATATTCTAATTCCATTGCTTGTGTTAGTTCGCTAGTTTCTCGTTGAATGTTAGCGAGAATAAATTCTATTTCACTAGCAGATGAAGCACTACGGTTGGCAAGGATTTCGATTTCCTCCACTACTACTGAAAAACCATGATTTCCAGAATTATTACGTGTGGCTTCAATTCCTGCATTAATAGCGAGTAAATTGGTTTGTGTTGTCACAGAATTGATGATGGAGATAACCTGTGATATTTTTTGTGAGGCTTCACCTAGACGCTTAATCTTTTGTGTCATATCACCGATAGTATCGTGGAGTTTGACTATGTTATGGCAGGTTGCATCAATTGCGCTGCTACTTGCAGCAGCAGTTTTGGAGATATGTTGAGTAATTTCGGTGGTTTCTTTGGCACTCTTAACTACTGTTTTAATGGAGTTTCGCATTTGTGCGATCGCATTCCAACTCTGATGGAGGTAATCTAGATGTTGGGTTGAATTTAACTGCAAGTTTTCATCTACAATTCGAGAATTTTCCCCCATAATAGTAGAAATATCCGTAGTGTAATTCTGCACCTGCACAACAATATTCCTTAGCTTTTCCACAATTACATTAAACAACTGGGCAATAGCTGTTACATCAGGATTGCTAGCTTCTGCCTGTACCGTTAAGTTTCCATAATTGACTGACTCAACTTGAGATAAAATCAAGGCTAACTGTTCTCGTAACTCTCCTTGCTGCTGTTGTTGGTTTTCCAAAAAGTTTTCGGCTGAGTAACATGATTTTTTAGCTGTTGCAATTATATTTGCCCTTTCTAGTGCTAAACCAACTAATCGGGAAAATTGCTCAAATAATTCAATTTCGGATTTCTGCCAGTTTCGTGGTTGTGAACACTGGTGAGCAATTAGCAAACCTAGCAATTTTTCCCCAACAATAATTGGTGCTACTAAGTTTGCTTTAATAGCAAAAGCTTCTAACTGTTGTAGATAACATTTTCCGAAAGAAGCTTGATAAACATCGTTAGTTGCTTGCACACTACCAAGTTTATACTTTTCAACATAATCTACTAAACAAGGTTCATATAATTTCACCCCCATAGCACAGGGAAATCCTGCAACTACTGATTCTGCAATAATTTTTCCGTGCCAATCTTCGTCGAACTGGTAAATTACAACCCTGTCAGCTTTCAGCCCTTGTCTAATATCTTGAACCGCCAAATTATAGATTTCTTCCGTATTCCAAGAATTCGATAGGTGAATGGCTAAATTTTTTAATGATTGGGCATCTTCCAAAAGAGATATTCTTTCTAAGGAGCCTCCAATTTGAATTGCTAACTGTCTAATGAAATTCATTTCTTGTGGCTGCCAAATCCTCGGTGCTACACAATCATGAACGATCAAAAAACCAAAATTTTGATTATCTTTGAAAATAGAAGCGATTAAACATGCTTTAACTTCTAACTCCTCAATTAAATATAAATCTTCTGATTCTAAATTCAAGTCGTTAAAGCTATTCACTGCCAAAATATGATCACTGATATAGTTATCTGTGTTTTTAGCAGTATAAATATTGGGAATAGTTAATTTCTGACTACTAACAAAATTCGATCCGCAGGATTCTGCTAGCACATTACCATGATTTTCATCTGTATAAGAGTAAATTACTACTCTCTCAACATCTAAAGCTTGCCTTACCTGCTTAACTGTAGTTTCTAGCAAACATCCGATATTTCGTGACTGGCGAATAGACATAAAAGTATGGCTAAATTGCCTCAATTGTTCGGCTTCTTTTTTTTGCCGTAGTAACAGTTCTTCCAACTGTTGCGCCATTTCATTAATATTTAGATCCAAGCTAGTTAATTCATCTTTTCCTTTAACTGTTAATCTTGTTTCTAATTTACCTTTCGCCAGTTGCTTTAAAGCATCATTAGCACTAATGAGTCTAGCAATTAGACGATTTGCTATACTTGCAGCAATTCCACTGGCTAAAAGTACTGTTATGAGTAGTCCTAAACCCAAAATCAGCAATAATTGCTGTTGCATACCAAAAGCTATATTTTTATTAATGCTTGAGACAAATTGCCA includes:
- a CDS encoding hybrid sensor histidine kinase/response regulator translates to MFNQIDLEIQLQFIEETKQHLITIENILLGIRENQKIDIQEINIILRAAHSIKGGAAMINMDILSDLAHILEDNFKTLKTSKSQLKVDANIQNLFLNIVDRFRQIINLPIDSIDVEIPATQCYEMFNELHEILGDSELEDASTILATEDNSQDIIVLIFQTQVEECLQKVEVLLQEQPHNLRDELSTISSQLGGLGHMFDLANFLQLCESFTNQLKQSDSEDEVLKIGNLALESWRLSQVLVLKNKLDLLPTSLDNHGSIYPTPESPKVIDIPIFTPAKVEPTENTIRVPFTQLEEINNYSSELVVKRQQLSLKLEQLRHLAHYLNKQASDLERQQYEAKIATQNPLLHAFTVKIQEIATDIETHLEDTGRINYSLNKNTQQLQESLSKVLMRPLSEILERFPRVLYNLCNEHNKKAELKIVGADIRLERNILEALQEPLLHLLRNAFDHGIETPEQRHASGKSDTGIIEISATHQQNRTVITVSDDGRGVNLDKVRQRALNMGLDASLLEQASEKDILDLIFEPGFSTREEVSNLSGRGVGMDVVRSKVKEIGGEVILDTVEGMGTSFTLSVPLSLSVLRVLLLESDRMLVAVPSEAVAAIFLSPEERIVTIGEREYLSHQDEMLPLIRLNRYWQFNCPRYHQKNPKRKKSTSQVVVVIQQNHQVSALQVEHCCGEQQVEIRAIEGNLPLPIELSNCTILDDGRLVPMVNLDEILSREHQKVTTKQPPSLGARKSKPTVLLVDDSINIRRYLASTLEKAGYFVEQAEDGLDAWEKLQAGLIVNGIVCDVDMPRLDGYGLLAYLKSDSQLKRIPVTMLTSQTSDRYQKLAFQLGAKAYLFKPYNEYDLLNKLSEVISFS
- a CDS encoding GAF domain-containing protein, with the translated sequence MLKKINPISENSTQKINDDKNINPVNEAQSQANISPLNSFSKSLSLKTKVTIFTTIISALPLLVIGGAVYVLVHQFLSEDATKLQKAKVNSIAVDVKSYVLERKEELESLAEQDFLANAENKNITKIQDRLKNWKTNHNYYDDIALVDINGNVLTQTQDKVLGNQKTDSYFQSVINTNKSFISQPVIATETASKEAKIVLAVPIKNYASGKIDGIIKTELPGKSISKMLNQPPIKEGKYYLIDGTNKIFLASDTNVIGKEAKDVFNNWEKLKVNSLIIKDELTAYAPWQEAENIPNLKWQFVSSINKNIAFGMQQQLLLILGLGLLITVLLASGIAASIANRLIARLISANDALKQLAKGKLETRLTVKGKDELTSLDLNINEMAQQLEELLLRQKKEAEQLRQFSHTFMSIRQSRNIGCLLETTVKQVRQALDVERVVIYSYTDENHGNVLAESCGSNFVSSQKLTIPNIYTAKNTDNYISDHILAVNSFNDLNLESEDLYLIEELEVKACLIASIFKDNQNFGFLIVHDCVAPRIWQPQEMNFIRQLAIQIGGSLERISLLEDAQSLKNLAIHLSNSWNTEEIYNLAVQDIRQGLKADRVVIYQFDEDWHGKIIAESVVAGFPCAMGVKLYEPCLVDYVEKYKLGSVQATNDVYQASFGKCYLQQLEAFAIKANLVAPIIVGEKLLGLLIAHQCSQPRNWQKSEIELFEQFSRLVGLALERANIIATAKKSCYSAENFLENQQQQQGELREQLALILSQVESVNYGNLTVQAEASNPDVTAIAQLFNVIVEKLRNIVVQVQNYTTDISTIMGENSRIVDENLQLNSTQHLDYLHQSWNAIAQMRNSIKTVVKSAKETTEITQHISKTAAASSSAIDATCHNIVKLHDTIGDMTQKIKRLGEASQKISQVISIINSVTTQTNLLAINAGIEATRNNSGNHGFSVVVEEIEILANRSASSASEIEFILANIQRETSELTQAMELEYQELTQGTRSIEETKVNLTEILNFCHQIDTLASSMSLATVSQVKLSQEVKHNLTEAVKIAELTKVQSEHVSDSFKKAVDISEQLRGSMEDFKVS